The proteins below come from a single Anguilla rostrata isolate EN2019 chromosome 3, ASM1855537v3, whole genome shotgun sequence genomic window:
- the LOC135251219 gene encoding insulin receptor substrate 2-B isoform X2 yields MANLMNYQESNAAMLMLETQQRAIGTKTTTATANGDTSAGEPPSPLIKIGGARVHQHLPPPYHHALQSKEHQQQHHCRAQHFPEDNIQETPVRKIPSSCINVIHQNAAASQALAASSTATTTLAATASASTDVVDDIRKCGYLRKQKHGHKRFFVLRGPSHLGPSRLEYYDSEKKFRNTLRSAAATAAATTTSPKRVIYLYQCFTVNKRADSKNKYLIALYTKDEYFAIVAENEQEQDDWYLAVSDLMNEGKKSHLDADEVDDGYGTVTPGTVFKEVWQVNVKPKGLGQTKNLTGVYRLCLSTKTIHLVKLNSETPCVNLQLMNIRRCGHSESFFFIEVGRSSSIGPGEIWMQVDDSVVAQNMHETILETMKALKAFTEFRPRSKSQSSGSNPMAFITTRRHLGNLPPSQTGLQRRSRTESIVGTPPTSKSSGMSGYRFRTSSEGEGTMNRPFRSVTGSLVHLSAARINLGRQEGGGRYVRALPGSTYHTRSASLPVSHFPSTTSPVSVSSSSGHGSASDTLTRPSSASICGSPSDGGFNSSDEYGSSPGDFRYFRVRSNTPDSLGNTPPIREENCLNDYMAMGRYREVTIGGAETLQDESADEEKAIRKRTHSFSRPTGGSNGVTMYQKMTQTTSSLDESLPEASPLGSKEHLTCQVKPPSPHADEHRKPSKDDGYMPMMPGVVPSRDGDYMPMQPSAHLTASQQGQGAATQQVDSQGYMMMLPGGGSSPQRASPRHSGDHRQNGEYMDMSQSCGTALQKPTNEAYYLQTTPETPKSYSPYFSLPRSYKAPLRENREHNEYVPMSSPVKPAYTSTECSRNPVSNPPAHLGLSDGCGELQHVDRLAVRPTRLPLGRHSFHSSPTVSEAAEPASSPGEYINIEFGDRHVYTPCSLSAEGSPSSLGSSSEHRRSPLHDDYMGMDLDKGHPPKGHSPRPSLVAPWNPPSYIRPLASASSLGGRMDTEMSFGLGAEVKSPTAMLQHLCVMEQHYPSQPPPSPPVEPRVIRADPQGRRRHSSETFSSSPPGSGNPATPTSPHLVDGTKWQSSTSFDSVWLHMDGAASPGAAAVPLPTDAGCSASGQTCRNGSAGHQNGLNYIALDLREDPRAVDPSCPSPLPHPENGAYASIDFVKSDGLTAASQD; encoded by the exons ATGGCAAATTTGATGAATTATCAAGAAAGCAACGCCGCTATGTTGATGTTGGAGACACAGCAGCGCGCAATTGGGACAAAAACAACGACAGCGACAGCCAACGGCGACACCTCTGCCGGGGAACCCCCCTCGCCTTTAATTAAAATCGGCGGCGCTCGGGTCCACCAACACTTGCCGCCCCCTTATCATCACGCTCTGCAGTCGAAGGAACATCAGCAGCAACACCACTGCCGGGCGCAGCATTTTCCGGAGGATAATATCCAGGAAACGCCGGTGAGAAAAATTCCCTCCTCTTGCATTAACGTTATACACCAAAACGCTGCTGCTAGTCAAGCACTTGCTGCCTCATCAACCGCTACCACTACGTTAGCAGCCACTGCTAGCGCTAGTACCGACGTGGTGGATGACATACGTAAATGTGGCTACCTTAGGAAACAGAAACACGGTCACAAAAGGTTTTTCGTGTTGAGAGGGCCAAGTCATCTGGGCCCCAGTCGATTGGAATACTATGACAGCGAGAAGAAATTTCGAAATACCCTccgttctgctgctgctactgctgctgctaccacTACTTCTCCCAAGCGGGTAATTTATCTTTACCAGTGCTTCACTGTAAACAAAAGGGCGGATTCTAAGAACAAATACCTCATTGCCCTGTACACTAAAGATGAGTACTTTGCCATTGTGGCTGAGAATGAGCAGGAGCAGGATGACTGGTACCTGGCTGTGAGTGACCTGATGAACGAGGGTAAGAAAAGCCACCTGGATGCAGACGAGGTGGATGATGGCTACGGGACTGTCACTCCTGGCACTGTTTTCAAAGAGGTGTGGCAGGTGAACGTGAAGCCTAAAGGGTTGGGACAGACTAAGAATCTGACAGGTGTTTACCGACTGTGCCTGTCTACCAAGACCATCCACTTGGTGAAATTGAACTCCGAAACCCCCTGTGTGAATCTCCAGCTGATGAACATTCGGCGCTGTGGTCACTCTGAGAGCTTCTTCTTCATCGAAGTAGGCCGCTCCTCATCCATTGGACCCGGAGAGATCTGGATGCAAGTGGATGACTCGGTAGTGGCCCAGAACATGCACGAGACAATCTTGGAGACCATGAAAGCACTGAAAGCCTTTACTGAGTTTAGGCCGAGAAGCAAAAGCCAGTCGTCGGGGTCAAACCCCATGGCTTTCATCACCACCCGTCGCCACCTGGGCAATCTCCCGCCCAGCCAAACAGGGCTACAACGGCGATCCAGAACAGAGAGCATTGTGGGCACACCGCCCACTAGCAAGAGCAGCGGCATGAGTGGTTATCGCTTCCGCACGTCGAGTGAAGGCGAGGGCACGATGAATAGGCCGTTTCGTTCAGTGACGGGTAGTTTGGTTCACCTCAGCGCGGCTCGCATCAACTTAGGCCGACAAGAGGGAGGTGGCCGCTATGTGCGGGCTTTGCCCGGCTCCACATACCACACACGCTCTGCCTcactccctgtctctcacttcccctccaccaccagccCAGTCAGTGTTTCCAGCAGCAGTGGCCATGGATCAGCGTCTGACACGCTGACGCGGCCCTCCAGTGCCTCTATCTGTGGCTCCCCCAGCGATGGTGGCTTTAACTCTTCTGATGAGTATGGCTCCAGCCCTGGTGACTTCCGATATTTCCGGGTGAGGAGCAACACTCCTGACTCCCTGGGTAACACGCCGCCCATCCGTGAAGAGAACTGCCTGAACGACTACATGGCTATGGGCAGATATCGTGAGGTAACGATCGGCGGGGCTGAGACGCTGCAGGACGAAAGTGCGGATGAAGAAAAGGCCATCCGCAAAAGAACGCACTCCTTCTCCAGGCCAACAGGTGGCAGTAACGGAGTCACCATGTACCAGAAGATGACGCAGACCACCTCCTCGCTGGACGAGTCCTTGCCAGAGGCCAGCCCTCTGGGCAGCAAGGAACACCTGACCTGCCAAGTCAAGCCCCCTTCACCCCATGCTGATGAGCACAGGAAGCCCTCCAAGGACGACGGCTACATGCCCATGATGCCCGGTGTGGTGCCGTCTCGTGATGGAGATTACATGCCTATGCAACCCAGTGCACACCTCACTGCATCTCAGCAAGGCCAGGGTGCTGCAACACAACAAGTGGATTCCCAGGGTTACATGATGATGCTCCCTGGCGGTGGCTCCTCTCCGCAGCGGGCTAGCCCTCGGCATAGTGGTGACCACAGACAGAATGGTGAGTACATGGACATGTCCCAAAGCTGTGGCACTGCCCTTCAAAAGCCCACGAATGAAGCTTATTATCTACAGACGACACCTGAAACCCCCAAGTCTTACAGCCCTTACTTCTCACTCCCGCGGTCTTACAAAGCCCCCCTCCGAGAGAACCGCGAGCACAACGAGTACGTGCCCATGAGTTCCCCAGTTAAGCCTGCCTACACCTCCACCGAATGCAGCAGGAATCCTGTCAGTAACCCCCCAGCCCATCTGGGCCTGTCCGACGGATGTGGCGAGCTGCAGCACGTGGACAGGCTAGCAGTGCGGCCCACTCGGCTTCCCTTGGGTCGACACAGCTTCCACAGCTCCCCCACGGTGAGTGAAGCAGCGGAGCCCGCGTCCAGCCCGGGTGAATACATCAACATTGAGTTTGGGGACCGACACGTGTACACGCCCTGCTCCCTGTCGGCTGAGGGCTCCCCCTCTTCGCTGGGCTCCAGCAGCGAGCACCGCCGCTCCCCTCTGCATGATGATTATATGGGCATGGATTTGGACAAAGGTCACCCGCCGAAGGGTCACTCCCCACGGCCCTCACTCGTTGCTCCATGGAACCCCCCTAGCTACATCCGGCCCTTGGCATCAGCCTCCTCCCTGGGTGGACGGATGGACACAGAAATGAGCTTTGGCCTTGGGGCAGAGGTCAAAAGCCCAACAGCGATGCTGCAGCACCTGTGTGTCATGGAGCAGCACTacccctcccaaccccctcccagcccccccgtGGAACCGCGGGTGATCCGGGCCGACCCCCAGGGCAGACGGAGACACAGCTCCGAgaccttctcctcctcccctcccggCAGTGGCAACCCTGCGACACCCACTAGCCCCCACCTGGTGGATGGCACCAAGTGGCAGAGCTCGACCTCCTTTGACAGCGTCTGGCTGCACATGGATGGCGCTGCCTCCCCCGGCGCTGCAGCTGTGCCTCTCCCCACCGATGCAGGTTGCAGTGCTTCCGGGCAGACGTGCCGGAACGGCTCCGCTGGCCACCAGAACGGCCTGAACTACATCGCTCTCGACTTGAGGGAGGACCCCCGTGCCGTCGACCCTTCGTGCCCatctcctctcccccacccaGAGAACGGGGCCTACGCCAGCATAGACTTCGTCAAATCGGACGGACTGACCGCTGCCTCACAAG ACTGA
- the LOC135251219 gene encoding insulin receptor substrate 2-B isoform X1 has protein sequence MANLMNYQESNAAMLMLETQQRAIGTKTTTATANGDTSAGEPPSPLIKIGGARVHQHLPPPYHHALQSKEHQQQHHCRAQHFPEDNIQETPVRKIPSSCINVIHQNAAASQALAASSTATTTLAATASASTDVVDDIRKCGYLRKQKHGHKRFFVLRGPSHLGPSRLEYYDSEKKFRNTLRSAAATAAATTTSPKRVIYLYQCFTVNKRADSKNKYLIALYTKDEYFAIVAENEQEQDDWYLAVSDLMNEGKKSHLDADEVDDGYGTVTPGTVFKEVWQVNVKPKGLGQTKNLTGVYRLCLSTKTIHLVKLNSETPCVNLQLMNIRRCGHSESFFFIEVGRSSSIGPGEIWMQVDDSVVAQNMHETILETMKALKAFTEFRPRSKSQSSGSNPMAFITTRRHLGNLPPSQTGLQRRSRTESIVGTPPTSKSSGMSGYRFRTSSEGEGTMNRPFRSVTGSLVHLSAARINLGRQEGGGRYVRALPGSTYHTRSASLPVSHFPSTTSPVSVSSSSGHGSASDTLTRPSSASICGSPSDGGFNSSDEYGSSPGDFRYFRVRSNTPDSLGNTPPIREENCLNDYMAMGRYREVTIGGAETLQDESADEEKAIRKRTHSFSRPTGGSNGVTMYQKMTQTTSSLDESLPEASPLGSKEHLTCQVKPPSPHADEHRKPSKDDGYMPMMPGVVPSRDGDYMPMQPSAHLTASQQGQGAATQQVDSQGYMMMLPGGGSSPQRASPRHSGDHRQNGEYMDMSQSCGTALQKPTNEAYYLQTTPETPKSYSPYFSLPRSYKAPLRENREHNEYVPMSSPVKPAYTSTECSRNPVSNPPAHLGLSDGCGELQHVDRLAVRPTRLPLGRHSFHSSPTVSEAAEPASSPGEYINIEFGDRHVYTPCSLSAEGSPSSLGSSSEHRRSPLHDDYMGMDLDKGHPPKGHSPRPSLVAPWNPPSYIRPLASASSLGGRMDTEMSFGLGAEVKSPTAMLQHLCVMEQHYPSQPPPSPPVEPRVIRADPQGRRRHSSETFSSSPPGSGNPATPTSPHLVDGTKWQSSTSFDSVWLHMDGAASPGAAAVPLPTDAGCSASGQTCRNGSAGHQNGLNYIALDLREDPRAVDPSCPSPLPHPENGAYASIDFVKSDGLTAASQECCWKDSKIRWLWWLAAL, from the exons ATGGCAAATTTGATGAATTATCAAGAAAGCAACGCCGCTATGTTGATGTTGGAGACACAGCAGCGCGCAATTGGGACAAAAACAACGACAGCGACAGCCAACGGCGACACCTCTGCCGGGGAACCCCCCTCGCCTTTAATTAAAATCGGCGGCGCTCGGGTCCACCAACACTTGCCGCCCCCTTATCATCACGCTCTGCAGTCGAAGGAACATCAGCAGCAACACCACTGCCGGGCGCAGCATTTTCCGGAGGATAATATCCAGGAAACGCCGGTGAGAAAAATTCCCTCCTCTTGCATTAACGTTATACACCAAAACGCTGCTGCTAGTCAAGCACTTGCTGCCTCATCAACCGCTACCACTACGTTAGCAGCCACTGCTAGCGCTAGTACCGACGTGGTGGATGACATACGTAAATGTGGCTACCTTAGGAAACAGAAACACGGTCACAAAAGGTTTTTCGTGTTGAGAGGGCCAAGTCATCTGGGCCCCAGTCGATTGGAATACTATGACAGCGAGAAGAAATTTCGAAATACCCTccgttctgctgctgctactgctgctgctaccacTACTTCTCCCAAGCGGGTAATTTATCTTTACCAGTGCTTCACTGTAAACAAAAGGGCGGATTCTAAGAACAAATACCTCATTGCCCTGTACACTAAAGATGAGTACTTTGCCATTGTGGCTGAGAATGAGCAGGAGCAGGATGACTGGTACCTGGCTGTGAGTGACCTGATGAACGAGGGTAAGAAAAGCCACCTGGATGCAGACGAGGTGGATGATGGCTACGGGACTGTCACTCCTGGCACTGTTTTCAAAGAGGTGTGGCAGGTGAACGTGAAGCCTAAAGGGTTGGGACAGACTAAGAATCTGACAGGTGTTTACCGACTGTGCCTGTCTACCAAGACCATCCACTTGGTGAAATTGAACTCCGAAACCCCCTGTGTGAATCTCCAGCTGATGAACATTCGGCGCTGTGGTCACTCTGAGAGCTTCTTCTTCATCGAAGTAGGCCGCTCCTCATCCATTGGACCCGGAGAGATCTGGATGCAAGTGGATGACTCGGTAGTGGCCCAGAACATGCACGAGACAATCTTGGAGACCATGAAAGCACTGAAAGCCTTTACTGAGTTTAGGCCGAGAAGCAAAAGCCAGTCGTCGGGGTCAAACCCCATGGCTTTCATCACCACCCGTCGCCACCTGGGCAATCTCCCGCCCAGCCAAACAGGGCTACAACGGCGATCCAGAACAGAGAGCATTGTGGGCACACCGCCCACTAGCAAGAGCAGCGGCATGAGTGGTTATCGCTTCCGCACGTCGAGTGAAGGCGAGGGCACGATGAATAGGCCGTTTCGTTCAGTGACGGGTAGTTTGGTTCACCTCAGCGCGGCTCGCATCAACTTAGGCCGACAAGAGGGAGGTGGCCGCTATGTGCGGGCTTTGCCCGGCTCCACATACCACACACGCTCTGCCTcactccctgtctctcacttcccctccaccaccagccCAGTCAGTGTTTCCAGCAGCAGTGGCCATGGATCAGCGTCTGACACGCTGACGCGGCCCTCCAGTGCCTCTATCTGTGGCTCCCCCAGCGATGGTGGCTTTAACTCTTCTGATGAGTATGGCTCCAGCCCTGGTGACTTCCGATATTTCCGGGTGAGGAGCAACACTCCTGACTCCCTGGGTAACACGCCGCCCATCCGTGAAGAGAACTGCCTGAACGACTACATGGCTATGGGCAGATATCGTGAGGTAACGATCGGCGGGGCTGAGACGCTGCAGGACGAAAGTGCGGATGAAGAAAAGGCCATCCGCAAAAGAACGCACTCCTTCTCCAGGCCAACAGGTGGCAGTAACGGAGTCACCATGTACCAGAAGATGACGCAGACCACCTCCTCGCTGGACGAGTCCTTGCCAGAGGCCAGCCCTCTGGGCAGCAAGGAACACCTGACCTGCCAAGTCAAGCCCCCTTCACCCCATGCTGATGAGCACAGGAAGCCCTCCAAGGACGACGGCTACATGCCCATGATGCCCGGTGTGGTGCCGTCTCGTGATGGAGATTACATGCCTATGCAACCCAGTGCACACCTCACTGCATCTCAGCAAGGCCAGGGTGCTGCAACACAACAAGTGGATTCCCAGGGTTACATGATGATGCTCCCTGGCGGTGGCTCCTCTCCGCAGCGGGCTAGCCCTCGGCATAGTGGTGACCACAGACAGAATGGTGAGTACATGGACATGTCCCAAAGCTGTGGCACTGCCCTTCAAAAGCCCACGAATGAAGCTTATTATCTACAGACGACACCTGAAACCCCCAAGTCTTACAGCCCTTACTTCTCACTCCCGCGGTCTTACAAAGCCCCCCTCCGAGAGAACCGCGAGCACAACGAGTACGTGCCCATGAGTTCCCCAGTTAAGCCTGCCTACACCTCCACCGAATGCAGCAGGAATCCTGTCAGTAACCCCCCAGCCCATCTGGGCCTGTCCGACGGATGTGGCGAGCTGCAGCACGTGGACAGGCTAGCAGTGCGGCCCACTCGGCTTCCCTTGGGTCGACACAGCTTCCACAGCTCCCCCACGGTGAGTGAAGCAGCGGAGCCCGCGTCCAGCCCGGGTGAATACATCAACATTGAGTTTGGGGACCGACACGTGTACACGCCCTGCTCCCTGTCGGCTGAGGGCTCCCCCTCTTCGCTGGGCTCCAGCAGCGAGCACCGCCGCTCCCCTCTGCATGATGATTATATGGGCATGGATTTGGACAAAGGTCACCCGCCGAAGGGTCACTCCCCACGGCCCTCACTCGTTGCTCCATGGAACCCCCCTAGCTACATCCGGCCCTTGGCATCAGCCTCCTCCCTGGGTGGACGGATGGACACAGAAATGAGCTTTGGCCTTGGGGCAGAGGTCAAAAGCCCAACAGCGATGCTGCAGCACCTGTGTGTCATGGAGCAGCACTacccctcccaaccccctcccagcccccccgtGGAACCGCGGGTGATCCGGGCCGACCCCCAGGGCAGACGGAGACACAGCTCCGAgaccttctcctcctcccctcccggCAGTGGCAACCCTGCGACACCCACTAGCCCCCACCTGGTGGATGGCACCAAGTGGCAGAGCTCGACCTCCTTTGACAGCGTCTGGCTGCACATGGATGGCGCTGCCTCCCCCGGCGCTGCAGCTGTGCCTCTCCCCACCGATGCAGGTTGCAGTGCTTCCGGGCAGACGTGCCGGAACGGCTCCGCTGGCCACCAGAACGGCCTGAACTACATCGCTCTCGACTTGAGGGAGGACCCCCGTGCCGTCGACCCTTCGTGCCCatctcctctcccccacccaGAGAACGGGGCCTACGCCAGCATAGACTTCGTCAAATCGGACGGACTGACCGCTGCCTCACAAG AGTGCTGTTGGAAGGACTCCAAGATCAGATGGCTTTGGTGGTTGGCAGCTTTGTGA